The Erythrobacter sp. Alg231-14 genome has a segment encoding these proteins:
- a CDS encoding DUF5681 domain-containing protein, with protein sequence MSNPNGSQQPIRRGQPFGDDNPPPRRGRRKGARGRWSIITEIANETHKIVVDGKIRRVRTLELVLRALDEAARKGNQRALRECDRLLERYGPRDQQGCYLVVPATTPVDTFKKIIELHNTRVVQPDPNEA encoded by the coding sequence ATGAGCAACCCGAATGGATCACAGCAGCCAATCAGGCGTGGCCAACCTTTCGGCGATGACAATCCGCCGCCTCGTCGCGGCCGTAGAAAAGGTGCGCGCGGGCGCTGGTCTATCATCACCGAGATCGCGAACGAAACGCACAAGATTGTAGTCGACGGCAAGATTAGGCGTGTGCGTACCCTTGAGCTTGTCCTGCGGGCGCTTGACGAGGCAGCGCGCAAGGGCAACCAACGGGCGCTCAGGGAATGCGACCGCTTGCTTGAGCGATATGGTCCACGCGATCAGCAGGGTTGCTATCTGGTTGTGCCTGCGACGACACCCGTCGACACCTTTAAGAAGATCATCGAACTGCATAACACTCGCGTGGTTCAGCCCGATCCGAACGAGGCATGA